The Chloroflexi bacterium ADurb.Bin180 genome includes a region encoding these proteins:
- the udp_2 gene encoding Uridine phosphorylase: MAQRKPHPEHHIDMVPGDVAPTVLIVEDRAQVEQFAGLLDEARPVAEKREYVTVTGRKGKLAISCTSTGMGSPATSIGVEELWHIGAKNILRLGTCLPIQSRIGPGDLIVATGAVRDEHTSEEYINKEYPAVADYRLVRAFSDACRNLKYRCHTGIVRTHDAYYLEAPGSSGREGRIHPWVDLGVLAVDLETSVVLVVASMSGFRAGALLLAQEPVGEGTAMLPADQSERLLLAGIEAARLLQERGLAE; encoded by the coding sequence ATGGCTCAACGCAAGCCGCACCCGGAACACCACATCGACATGGTGCCCGGAGACGTCGCGCCAACGGTGCTCATCGTCGAAGACCGGGCGCAGGTGGAACAGTTCGCCGGGCTGCTGGACGAGGCACGCCCGGTAGCAGAAAAGCGCGAGTACGTGACCGTGACCGGCCGCAAGGGCAAGCTGGCCATCTCCTGCACCTCTACCGGGATGGGCAGTCCCGCCACCTCCATCGGAGTCGAGGAGCTGTGGCACATCGGCGCAAAGAACATCCTGCGCCTGGGGACCTGCCTGCCCATCCAGTCGCGCATCGGCCCGGGCGACCTGATCGTGGCCACTGGCGCCGTGCGCGATGAGCACACCAGCGAAGAGTACATCAACAAAGAGTACCCCGCCGTGGCCGACTACCGGCTGGTGCGTGCTTTTTCGGACGCCTGCCGCAACCTGAAGTACCGCTGCCACACGGGCATTGTGCGCACCCACGACGCCTACTACCTGGAGGCCCCCGGGAGCAGCGGCCGGGAGGGCCGCATCCACCCATGGGTCGACCTGGGAGTGCTGGCGGTCGACCTGGAGACGTCGGTGGTGCTGGTAGTGGCCAGCATGTCCGGCTTTCGCGCCGGGGCGCTGTTGCTGGCTCAGGAGCCGGTGGGGGAGGGCACGGCCATGCTGCCGGCCGACCAGTCGGAACGCCTGCTGCTGGCCGGCATCGAGGCGGCCCGCCTGCTGCAAGAGCGCGGTTTGGCCGAGTAG
- the yraA gene encoding putative cysteine protease YraA — MARVLMIIAPERFRDEELFVTREELEKAGHSIVIASTVKGVCPGSRGGSATATVTLPEVHTSDYDAVVFVGGGGSKLLFHNEHALRIAREMNERQAVVAAICLAPVILANAGVLRGKQATVAGTEARTIEGQGAKYTGPGVTVDGNIVTGNAPSSSRLFGSRINELLQSAD; from the coding sequence ATGGCCAGAGTGCTGATGATCATTGCGCCGGAACGATTCCGCGATGAGGAACTGTTCGTCACCCGGGAAGAACTTGAAAAGGCAGGGCACAGCATCGTCATTGCCAGTACGGTAAAGGGGGTCTGCCCCGGCTCCCGCGGCGGCTCGGCGACCGCCACCGTGACGCTGCCCGAGGTCCACACCAGCGACTATGATGCCGTTGTATTCGTGGGCGGCGGCGGCTCCAAGCTGCTTTTCCACAATGAACACGCCCTGCGCATTGCGAGAGAAATGAACGAAAGGCAGGCCGTGGTGGCAGCCATCTGTCTCGCCCCGGTGATCCTGGCCAATGCGGGGGTCCTCCGCGGGAAGCAGGCCACTGTGGCCGGAACCGAGGCCAGAACGATCGAGGGCCAGGGCGCGAAATACACCGGCCCCGGAGTGACGGTGGACGGAAACATCGTTACCGGCAACGCACCCAGCAGCTCCCGGCTGTTTGGTTCCAGGATCAACGAGCTGCTCCAGAGCGCTGATTGA